One part of the Chloroflexota bacterium genome encodes these proteins:
- a CDS encoding phage tail protein has protein sequence MRGLVSGLPSPHPVAATLPGLYLEDDLGQRFVAALDETLAPVFATLDAFPAYLDPAMTPEDVLDWLAGWVGMPMDQTWPIERRRALVASAVELYRSRGTASGLAAQVALFTGGDVEISESGAAGFSVVPNAAVPGQATADLLVRISVSDPKAVDATRVDALVRAAKPAHVPHRIEIVKASGPSARAS, from the coding sequence GTGCGCGGCCTCGTCTCCGGCCTGCCGTCGCCGCACCCGGTGGCGGCGACGCTGCCCGGCCTCTACCTTGAGGACGACCTCGGCCAGCGGTTCGTCGCCGCCCTCGACGAAACGCTCGCGCCGGTGTTCGCCACGCTCGACGCGTTCCCGGCCTACCTCGACCCGGCCATGACACCGGAGGACGTCCTCGATTGGCTGGCCGGCTGGGTCGGGATGCCGATGGACCAGACGTGGCCGATCGAGCGCCGGCGTGCCCTCGTCGCCTCGGCCGTCGAGCTCTACCGGTCGAGGGGGACGGCGTCGGGCCTCGCGGCGCAGGTTGCCCTGTTCACCGGAGGCGATGTCGAGATCTCCGAATCCGGGGCCGCCGGCTTCTCGGTCGTGCCGAACGCGGCGGTGCCCGGCCAGGCGACCGCGGATCTGCTTGTGCGGATCTCGGTATCCGATCCGAAGGCCGTCGACGCGACCCGGGTCGACGCGCTCGTGCGGGCGGCCAAGCCGGCCCACGTGCCCCACCGCATCGAGATCGTGAAGGCGTCCGGTCCTTCGGCGCGGGCCTCGTAG
- a CDS encoding putative baseplate assembly protein has product MALPVPVLDDRRFQDLVDDAKRLVQQRCPEWTDHNVSDPGVTLIEAFAFMTDQLIYRLNRVPDRHYVKFLELIGVRLFPPTAARTPLTFYLTAPRPEAVRIATGTQAATVRTEADEAIVFATLEDLAIVPTSFARAATTADGSTVVDRTDQLDKAKAFEAFETVPQPGDALLIGLSEPVPSCALNLRFSCTIEGVGVDPEHPPIVWEAWTGEDWSGCELERDTTGGLNRDGEVVLHVPPGHAASVIARQRAGWVRVRVVEPEADRPAYSSSPRIQGVSAATIGGTTMGVHAEIVGDEVLGTSAGVAGERFPLHRRPVVPGGSPMSLQVSDGESWLDWSQVADFAASGSDDRHFVLDEVAGEILLGPGVREADGSYRRYGAAPAKGARLRVDGYLTGGGRRGNVARGAVSVLKSSIPFVARVTNRHPAVGGVDGEDIENAKVRGPISLRTRGRAVTTEDYEQIVREAAPEIARVRAVAAGDGADAGSVRVLVVPAAEAEDGRLRFEQLVPPEATLARITARLDECRIIGARVLVEPPAYRGVTVVARIRPRPRANPGRLQSEAIQNLYRYFDPIVGGPEGTGWPFGRPVQVGEVYAVLQGLAGTEIVEDVKLFGADPTTGQRGQATQRLDLDPHTLVFSYDHQLLVEGA; this is encoded by the coding sequence GTGGCACTGCCCGTGCCGGTCCTCGACGACCGGCGGTTCCAGGACCTTGTAGACGACGCCAAGCGGCTCGTCCAGCAGCGATGCCCGGAGTGGACCGACCACAACGTGTCCGACCCGGGCGTAACGCTCATCGAGGCCTTCGCGTTCATGACCGACCAGCTCATCTACCGCCTCAATCGCGTCCCGGACCGGCACTACGTGAAATTCCTCGAGCTGATCGGCGTGCGCCTCTTCCCGCCGACCGCGGCAAGGACGCCGCTCACGTTCTACCTGACGGCACCGCGGCCGGAGGCGGTCCGGATCGCGACGGGCACCCAGGCCGCGACGGTCCGGACGGAGGCGGATGAGGCGATCGTCTTCGCCACCCTCGAGGATCTCGCCATCGTCCCCACGAGCTTCGCCCGCGCCGCCACGACGGCCGACGGGTCGACCGTGGTCGACCGCACGGACCAGCTCGACAAGGCGAAGGCGTTCGAGGCGTTCGAGACCGTGCCCCAGCCCGGCGACGCGTTGCTCATCGGCCTGAGCGAGCCCGTCCCGTCCTGCGCCCTCAACCTGCGGTTCAGCTGCACGATCGAGGGCGTGGGCGTCGACCCGGAGCACCCGCCGATCGTCTGGGAGGCCTGGACCGGCGAGGACTGGAGCGGGTGCGAACTCGAGCGCGACACGACCGGGGGGCTCAATCGGGACGGCGAGGTCGTGCTCCACGTCCCGCCCGGGCACGCCGCGTCGGTCATCGCCCGGCAGCGCGCTGGCTGGGTGCGGGTGCGGGTCGTCGAACCGGAGGCCGATCGGCCCGCCTACTCGTCGTCGCCGCGGATCCAGGGCGTGAGCGCCGCCACCATCGGCGGCACGACGATGGGTGTCCACGCCGAGATCGTCGGCGACGAAGTCCTCGGCACCAGCGCCGGTGTCGCGGGAGAGCGCTTCCCGCTGCACCGTCGACCCGTGGTCCCGGGCGGGAGCCCGATGAGCCTGCAGGTAAGCGACGGCGAGAGCTGGCTGGATTGGTCGCAGGTCGCCGATTTCGCGGCCTCCGGATCGGATGACCGCCACTTCGTCCTCGACGAGGTCGCCGGCGAGATCCTCCTTGGGCCCGGCGTCCGCGAAGCGGACGGTTCGTACCGCCGCTACGGGGCGGCGCCCGCGAAGGGAGCGCGTCTGCGAGTCGATGGGTACCTGACCGGCGGCGGGCGGCGCGGCAACGTGGCGCGCGGCGCGGTGAGCGTACTGAAATCGTCGATCCCCTTCGTGGCTCGCGTCACCAACCGTCATCCGGCCGTCGGCGGGGTCGATGGCGAGGACATCGAGAACGCCAAGGTCCGCGGACCGATCTCGCTGCGGACCCGCGGCCGGGCGGTGACGACCGAGGACTACGAGCAGATCGTCCGCGAGGCGGCACCCGAGATCGCGCGGGTCCGGGCCGTCGCGGCCGGCGACGGGGCCGACGCCGGATCGGTGCGCGTGCTCGTCGTCCCGGCGGCGGAGGCGGAGGATGGGCGGCTGCGCTTCGAGCAGCTCGTCCCGCCGGAGGCGACACTGGCGCGCATCACGGCCCGCCTCGACGAGTGCCGGATCATCGGTGCCCGCGTGCTCGTCGAGCCGCCGGCGTACCGGGGGGTGACGGTCGTCGCCCGGATCAGACCGCGCCCACGGGCCAACCCCGGTCGTCTGCAGTCGGAGGCCATTCAGAACCTGTATCGCTACTTCGACCCGATCGTCGGGGGCCCCGAAGGCACGGGCTGGCCGTTCGGGCGGCCGGTGCAGGTGGGCGAGGTCTACGCGGTGCTCCAGGGACTGGCGGGGACCGAGATCGTCGAGGATGTGAAGCTGTTCGGCGCCGACCCGACCACCGGCCAGCGCGGCCAGGCGACGCAGCGCCTCGACCTCGACCCCCACACGCTGGTCTTCTCCTATGACCACCAGCTGCTCGTCGAGGGCGCCTGA
- a CDS encoding GPW/gp25 family protein — MNDEFIGSGWAFPIRTDPTGGIALVTHQREIEESIRLILGTAPGERPMRPEFGCHIHDEIFSAADAATAGRIAADVRTALRRWEPRIELHDVAVTLDPDEPALLYVDVRYTIRSTNEPRNLVFPFYTIPAEVG; from the coding sequence ATGAACGACGAGTTCATCGGCTCGGGCTGGGCCTTCCCCATCCGCACCGATCCCACCGGCGGCATCGCCCTCGTGACGCACCAGCGCGAGATCGAGGAGAGCATCCGGCTCATCCTCGGGACCGCGCCCGGGGAGCGGCCCATGCGTCCGGAGTTCGGCTGCCACATCCACGACGAGATCTTCTCCGCCGCCGACGCCGCGACCGCCGGCCGGATCGCGGCCGATGTGCGGACGGCCCTGCGGCGCTGGGAGCCGCGGATCGAGCTCCACGACGTGGCGGTGACCCTCGATCCTGACGAGCCGGCCCTGCTCTATGTCGACGTGCGCTACACGATCCGCTCGACGAACGAACCGCGCAACCTCGTCTTCCCGTTCTACACGATCCCTGCGGAGGTGGGCTGA
- a CDS encoding PAAR domain-containing protein, with the protein MALPLVANDQVTGQCAIHLIPNPATGAPQPSPPLPFTAPLTVGLATTVLIGGKAAAVLGSSGANTPPHVGLHPSDPFLVPPMQQGLILTGSPTVLLGGQPAATTDSTCSCCGIPGGTAVPSVTTVTIG; encoded by the coding sequence GTGGCTCTGCCGCTCGTCGCCAACGACCAGGTCACCGGTCAGTGTGCCATCCATCTCATCCCGAACCCGGCCACGGGCGCCCCCCAGCCCTCGCCGCCGTTGCCGTTCACGGCGCCCCTGACCGTCGGCCTCGCGACCACCGTCCTCATCGGCGGGAAAGCGGCGGCGGTCCTGGGTTCCTCGGGCGCCAACACCCCGCCGCACGTCGGACTCCACCCGAGCGACCCGTTCCTCGTGCCGCCGATGCAGCAGGGGCTGATCCTGACCGGCTCGCCCACCGTCCTCCTCGGCGGCCAGCCGGCGGCCACGACCGACTCGACGTGCAGCTGCTGCGGCATCCCCGGCGGGACCGCCGTCCCGAGCGTCACCACCGTCACCATCGGCTGA
- a CDS encoding VgrG-related protein, translated as MTVVVSLASRAIVEIDGQELQGSVAALMEEVVVDDDLYLPDMFEIRISDPRGTTIADTGVRIGSRCRVSATTIDDASPRPLISGEVTALEGEYDASGSRLVIRGYDHAHRLMRGRRTATYNQVTDGDIAGQVADRAGLGRGTIDDPGMVHEQVSQANQSEWEFLSDRARAIDYRVSVEDGKLSFVKPRHAASAPGEGGYESADPLQLVFGKDLLEFRPRVTAAGQVASVEVRGWSVANKAAIVGHAEAGTTAASLTDDPASLSGLFGSHAFVAVDAGPRDGPSADATAARLAEALGSPFVEATGVARGDPRLRAGAAISVSLVAAPFVGRYLLTSTRHMFDLASGYRTRLAISGRQERSLMRLTSGGSGGSVGTVGHAGSGSERLPGVVTAIVDDIADPQGYGRVRLMFPWLSGDYVSGWARVSMPGAGANRGLVWLPEHGDEVLVAFEQGDIQRPIVLGGLWNGKDAVPGDRPDQGNRDVRAFVSRTGHALTITESSDTSKIEIVSADGTLHVTLDQTNGQLTLEAGAGKNLSLKAGGDIRIESQGSLSLSGQTQAELKSSGQTSVKGTLVAIN; from the coding sequence ATGACCGTGGTCGTGTCGCTTGCCAGCCGGGCGATCGTCGAGATCGACGGGCAGGAACTCCAGGGATCGGTGGCCGCGCTCATGGAGGAGGTCGTGGTGGACGACGACCTCTACCTTCCCGACATGTTCGAGATCCGGATCTCCGACCCGCGCGGCACCACGATCGCGGACACGGGGGTCCGCATCGGATCGCGTTGCCGCGTTTCGGCCACGACCATCGACGACGCGTCGCCGCGGCCGCTCATCAGCGGCGAGGTCACGGCTCTCGAAGGCGAGTACGACGCCTCGGGATCGCGGCTCGTCATCCGGGGCTACGACCATGCGCATCGCCTCATGCGTGGCCGCCGCACGGCCACCTACAACCAGGTCACGGACGGCGACATCGCCGGCCAGGTCGCCGACCGAGCCGGTCTCGGGCGCGGCACGATCGACGACCCCGGCATGGTCCACGAGCAGGTGTCGCAGGCGAACCAGTCGGAATGGGAGTTCCTCAGCGACCGGGCCCGGGCCATCGACTATCGGGTATCGGTGGAGGACGGCAAGCTCAGCTTCGTGAAGCCACGCCACGCCGCCTCGGCGCCCGGTGAGGGCGGGTACGAGTCGGCCGATCCCCTCCAGCTCGTGTTCGGCAAGGACCTTCTCGAGTTCCGGCCGCGCGTCACCGCCGCCGGCCAGGTCGCCTCGGTGGAAGTCCGCGGCTGGAGCGTCGCCAACAAGGCGGCCATCGTCGGCCACGCCGAGGCCGGCACGACCGCCGCCTCCCTCACGGACGACCCCGCGTCGCTCTCCGGACTCTTCGGCAGCCACGCGTTCGTCGCCGTGGACGCCGGTCCCCGCGACGGCCCGTCCGCCGACGCGACCGCCGCCCGCCTCGCGGAGGCCCTCGGCAGTCCGTTCGTGGAAGCCACCGGCGTCGCCAGGGGCGATCCGCGATTGCGGGCCGGCGCGGCCATCAGCGTCTCGCTCGTGGCCGCGCCCTTCGTCGGCCGCTATCTCCTCACGAGCACGCGCCATATGTTCGATCTCGCCAGTGGCTACCGGACCCGGCTTGCCATCAGCGGCCGCCAGGAGCGCTCGCTCATGCGGTTGACGTCGGGCGGGTCGGGCGGGTCGGTCGGGACCGTGGGCCACGCGGGCAGCGGCTCGGAGCGGCTGCCGGGGGTGGTGACCGCCATCGTGGACGACATCGCGGATCCCCAGGGCTACGGCCGGGTCAGGCTCATGTTCCCGTGGCTTTCCGGCGACTACGTCAGTGGCTGGGCGCGGGTGTCCATGCCGGGCGCCGGCGCGAACCGCGGCCTGGTCTGGCTGCCCGAGCACGGGGACGAGGTGCTCGTCGCCTTCGAGCAGGGGGACATCCAGCGGCCGATCGTGCTCGGAGGGCTGTGGAACGGCAAGGACGCGGTCCCGGGCGATCGACCGGACCAGGGAAACCGGGACGTGCGCGCGTTCGTCTCGCGCACCGGACACGCCCTGACCATCACCGAGTCGAGCGACACATCGAAGATCGAGATCGTCTCCGCCGACGGCACCCTGCATGTCACCCTCGACCAGACGAACGGCCAGCTGACCCTGGAGGCTGGCGCGGGCAAGAACCTTTCGCTGAAGGCCGGCGGCGACATCAGGATCGAATCCCAGGGGTCGCTGTCCCTGTCGGGCCAGACGCAGGCCGAGCTGAAGAGCTCCGGCCAGACGAGCGTCAAGGGCACCCTGGTCGCGATCAACTGA
- a CDS encoding LysM peptidoglycan-binding domain-containing protein: MMPGAGPVAKATLLAFDHMTPLGSLTFNYNPTQISTSKAASWRRPTTRAASSAADPEFTGSQPQTVDMELFFDAWNDPAGDVSTSVNKLLGWTRPTDASRQRQLPRPPAVEFQWGVSRALQGFRGYLKSVAAQYTMFRADGVPIRATCKVTIEEIPTEPSAQNPTSGARESRRSVVIDDGDSLAAVAYRQYGQAPLWRALAAFNGIDDPLAVAPGTRLLVPSLAEARRLAAVPEA, translated from the coding sequence ATGATGCCCGGAGCCGGACCCGTCGCCAAGGCCACGCTCCTCGCGTTCGACCACATGACGCCGCTCGGATCGCTCACCTTCAACTACAACCCGACCCAGATCTCGACGTCCAAGGCGGCGTCCTGGCGCCGTCCCACGACTCGTGCCGCGAGCTCGGCGGCGGACCCCGAGTTCACCGGCTCGCAGCCCCAGACCGTGGACATGGAACTGTTCTTCGACGCCTGGAACGATCCCGCGGGCGACGTCTCGACATCCGTCAACAAGCTCCTCGGCTGGACCCGGCCGACGGACGCCTCTCGCCAGCGACAGCTGCCGCGCCCGCCCGCGGTCGAGTTCCAATGGGGTGTCAGCCGGGCGCTCCAGGGCTTCCGCGGCTACCTCAAGTCGGTCGCCGCCCAGTACACGATGTTTCGCGCCGACGGCGTCCCGATCCGGGCCACCTGCAAGGTGACGATCGAGGAGATCCCGACCGAGCCGTCCGCACAGAACCCGACGTCGGGCGCCCGCGAGAGTCGTCGGAGCGTCGTGATCGACGACGGTGACTCGCTCGCGGCCGTCGCCTACCGCCAATACGGCCAGGCGCCCCTGTGGCGTGCTCTCGCCGCCTTCAACGGGATCGACGATCCCCTTGCTGTCGCACCGGGGACGCGCCTGCTCGTGCCGTCGCTGGCGGAGGCGCGCCGCCTGGCGGCCGTACCGGAGGCATGA
- a CDS encoding phage tail protein, whose product MGEPGLSLRFAVTIDHSTNLGTWTKCEGLAIDYEVMEYSEGGNNAYVHRLPGRRKYANIKLSRPVSSDTAAVMAWLASVQAAVAPVTARISVCDTNGETVATWNLSGVFPARWSGPTLDVGTNQAAIETLELAHTGFLGGPA is encoded by the coding sequence GTGGGTGAGCCGGGCCTCAGCCTCCGATTCGCCGTGACCATCGACCACTCGACGAATCTCGGCACGTGGACCAAGTGCGAGGGCCTCGCCATCGACTACGAGGTCATGGAGTACTCCGAGGGCGGCAACAACGCGTACGTTCACCGCCTGCCCGGGAGACGGAAGTACGCCAACATCAAGCTCAGCCGGCCGGTCTCCTCCGACACGGCGGCGGTCATGGCCTGGTTGGCATCGGTCCAGGCCGCGGTCGCCCCCGTGACGGCCCGGATCAGCGTCTGCGACACGAACGGGGAGACGGTCGCGACGTGGAACCTGAGCGGAGTCTTCCCGGCGCGGTGGTCCGGTCCGACACTCGATGTCGGCACGAACCAGGCGGCGATCGAGACGCTCGAGCTCGCTCACACGGGGTTCCTCGGTGGACCGGCCTGA
- a CDS encoding phage tail protein has translation MPAGIPNLPQDALTAQRFSIEIDGVSLAQFQEVSGTASEIEVIEVKEVDAKGKLTLKKQIGATKPPTITLKRAANASMDLWNWHQAALGGKLKDARRNGSVVQYDFEFLEVARYNFEAAWVSKLSLSGMKAGDNAPSVEEITIVCEKFERVK, from the coding sequence ATGCCTGCCGGCATCCCCAATCTGCCCCAGGACGCGCTGACGGCGCAGCGCTTCTCGATCGAGATCGACGGGGTCTCGCTCGCCCAGTTCCAGGAGGTAAGCGGGACGGCCTCCGAGATCGAGGTCATCGAGGTCAAGGAAGTCGATGCCAAGGGCAAGCTGACGCTCAAGAAGCAGATCGGGGCCACGAAGCCGCCGACGATCACCCTCAAGCGGGCGGCGAACGCCTCCATGGACCTCTGGAACTGGCACCAGGCCGCACTCGGCGGAAAGCTCAAGGACGCCCGTCGCAACGGCTCCGTCGTCCAGTACGACTTCGAGTTCCTCGAGGTGGCCCGCTACAACTTCGAGGCCGCCTGGGTCTCGAAGCTGTCCCTCAGCGGCATGAAGGCCGGCGACAACGCGCCGTCCGTGGAGGAGATCACGATCGTCTGCGAGAAGTTCGAGCGGGTGAAGTAG
- a CDS encoding phage tail sheath family protein: MPQYLSPGVYVEEVEAGSRPIEGVGTAVAAFVGLAQRGPGDTPTLVTNWSQFVATFGEFMEGSHLAHAVYGYFLNGGGAAYIVRVGADDGAPVARAELPSSTDAATTAFRILALEAGAAGEDIKVEVAEPTQPAEGVFKLVISRGKDEEVYDNVTLKRGKQSVFQATKTSRLVRLEETARGDVAPAATRTALSGGSTSASVRVTPDEYAGSSADRTGFGGLEAIEEVTMLAAPDVMALYQRGVIDLEAVKAVQLAMIAHCELMGDRVAILDSPPDYNAQQIKEWRVDRAGYDSKYATLYWPWIKVFDPVAGRAGFVPPSGHVAGIWARNDGERGVHKAPANEVLRGAIELQTRITKGEHDQLNPAGINCVRVFPGRGIRIWGARTLSSDPAWRYVNVRRLFNYLEESILQGTQWVVFEPNDLALWERVKRTINAFLVRVWRDGALFGATPGEAFFVKCDGENNTAESIDAGQLIVDVGIAPVKPAEFVIFRVAQFSGGTALTE; this comes from the coding sequence ATGCCCCAATACCTGTCACCTGGCGTCTATGTCGAAGAGGTCGAGGCCGGTTCGCGGCCGATCGAAGGGGTCGGCACGGCCGTCGCCGCCTTCGTCGGCCTCGCGCAGCGCGGTCCCGGCGACACGCCGACCCTCGTCACCAACTGGTCTCAGTTCGTCGCCACGTTCGGCGAATTCATGGAGGGCTCGCACCTCGCCCACGCCGTCTACGGCTACTTCCTCAACGGCGGCGGCGCCGCGTACATCGTGCGGGTGGGTGCCGACGACGGCGCCCCGGTCGCCCGGGCCGAGCTGCCGAGCTCCACGGATGCCGCCACGACCGCCTTCCGGATCCTGGCCCTCGAAGCCGGCGCCGCCGGCGAGGACATCAAGGTCGAGGTCGCCGAGCCGACCCAGCCGGCTGAGGGCGTCTTCAAGCTCGTGATCTCCCGCGGCAAGGATGAGGAGGTCTACGACAACGTCACCCTCAAGCGAGGCAAGCAGAGCGTCTTCCAGGCCACCAAGACCTCGCGGCTCGTCCGCCTTGAGGAGACGGCACGCGGGGACGTGGCGCCGGCCGCGACCAGGACAGCCCTCTCGGGCGGCTCGACGAGCGCGTCCGTCCGCGTCACCCCGGACGAGTACGCCGGCAGCTCCGCGGACCGGACGGGTTTCGGGGGACTCGAGGCGATCGAGGAGGTGACGATGCTCGCCGCCCCCGACGTCATGGCCCTCTATCAGCGCGGCGTGATCGACCTCGAGGCCGTGAAGGCGGTGCAGCTGGCGATGATCGCCCACTGCGAGCTCATGGGCGACCGCGTCGCGATCCTCGACTCGCCGCCCGACTACAACGCTCAGCAGATCAAGGAGTGGCGCGTCGACCGGGCCGGCTACGACTCGAAGTACGCCACCCTCTACTGGCCCTGGATCAAGGTCTTCGATCCGGTCGCCGGTCGGGCAGGGTTCGTGCCGCCCTCCGGCCACGTGGCCGGGATCTGGGCCCGCAACGACGGTGAGCGGGGCGTCCACAAGGCCCCCGCGAATGAGGTTCTGCGGGGCGCCATCGAGCTCCAGACGCGGATCACGAAGGGCGAACACGACCAGCTCAATCCCGCCGGCATCAACTGCGTTCGCGTCTTCCCCGGCCGCGGCATCCGGATCTGGGGCGCCCGTACGCTGTCGTCCGATCCGGCGTGGCGCTACGTCAACGTCCGGCGGCTCTTCAACTACCTCGAGGAGTCGATCCTCCAGGGCACCCAGTGGGTCGTCTTCGAGCCGAACGACCTCGCGCTCTGGGAGCGCGTCAAGCGGACGATCAACGCGTTTCTCGTCCGCGTCTGGCGCGACGGCGCGCTCTTCGGCGCCACGCCGGGCGAGGCCTTCTTCGTCAAGTGCGACGGCGAGAACAACACGGCCGAGTCGATCGATGCCGGCCAGCTCATCGTCGACGTCGGCATCGCCCCGGTGAAGCCGGCCGAGTTCGTCATCTTCCGGGTGGCCCAGTTCTCGGGTGGGACGGCGCTGACCGAGTGA
- a CDS encoding DUF4255 domain-containing protein, with amino-acid sequence MIELFDETLRDLIRREVTNGSQVEIAFDAPTKEWAGRRNTPTLDVYLYDIRDDLERREAAWDELRDKTGRVTERRPPPRRIRLSYLVTAWTQRPEDEHRLLSACLASFLRHEALGPRELTGALADQPHAVELTVAAPPGADRSIVDVWTALGGELKPSLDLVASVPFVVDLHKVAGPPVLETPRLRVAGDEARPGAAPPRGKAASGLNATEAVPEETRAGGAGDHPGRILRVRGRRDRR; translated from the coding sequence ATGATCGAACTCTTCGACGAGACGCTTCGCGATCTCATCCGGCGCGAGGTCACGAACGGCAGCCAGGTCGAGATCGCCTTCGATGCTCCGACGAAGGAGTGGGCCGGCCGCCGGAACACGCCGACCCTCGACGTCTATCTCTACGACATCCGCGACGACCTCGAGCGGCGGGAGGCAGCCTGGGACGAGCTGCGTGACAAGACCGGACGGGTGACCGAGCGACGACCGCCACCGCGTCGCATCCGGCTCTCCTACCTTGTCACAGCCTGGACCCAGCGCCCCGAGGACGAGCACCGTCTCCTGTCGGCCTGCCTCGCCTCGTTCCTCCGCCACGAGGCGCTCGGGCCGCGCGAGCTGACCGGTGCGCTCGCCGATCAGCCCCACGCAGTGGAACTGACGGTCGCCGCACCTCCAGGTGCGGACCGCTCCATCGTCGACGTGTGGACCGCCCTCGGGGGCGAGCTGAAGCCGTCACTCGACCTTGTCGCCAGCGTGCCGTTCGTCGTCGACCTGCACAAGGTCGCCGGGCCGCCGGTCCTCGAGACGCCGCGCCTTCGCGTCGCCGGTGACGAGGCGCGGCCCGGTGCGGCACCGCCTCGCGGGAAGGCGGCCTCCGGACTGAACGCAACGGAGGCGGTGCCCGAAGAGACGCGGGCAGGCGGTGCCGGCGATCACCCCGGCCGGATCCTCCGGGTCCGCGGCCGGCGCGATCGACGATGA